The DNA sequence ggtccaacacCCCCGTCTGCTGTTCGGTGCTTTCCTGGGtgagggggcagtagctctttggctgcatcagattcacaactgtcagtgtccatgctagctgggctaacaacaaatgtagaattactgatgctagcattggatgtgctcgtggaagcagaacaacttgtgtcgtcgacaggtgaaGGTGTaatactgctggtagtagcagtactaccagtagagctggtatgtgtctccaTGGACGTGGGCCttactttttttaaccatttatcaattttcgagcaaacggaatgagcagcagcaacGTTTTGCAACATACAGaccattagtggaattcccgcaagagagtaatggttaatgtgactgggtgttaattatttgactaggctacctgtatttgacattgtgtgttatttcactgaacactatttttggcagtgaaatgaggctactccggcgagaaaaaaaaactcacccCGTTAGAAAATATAAATGGTCTGTTTGAAAATGAGAAGGGAAAAAAAGTAggtggtacagtaaccaaaaaaaggcTGGGAACCCCTGCTCGAACACAAAATACTCACAGGTCTTTCTGCAGCATGTCTATCATGAGTCCGTCCACCCTCCTGGCATTGACCAGGTACCAGACCAGGCCTCCAAAGTGTCTGGTGGAGCGCAGCAGATCATACTTCCCCATCTTCTCTAGATCCTCGTAGGTGGCTGCATGCACCTGGACAACAGAGCACAGCCAATAGGGAGAGAGATTTACTAACTGCTAATGGGTAATAACTGAACCATACATCTGGACAGCCTGTTGAGGAGTGTGAAGGAAGTGATATTTTACCCTGATGTATTCTGAGGAGTCAGGTTCAAACTGGACCTGGCACAGATCCAACATATCCTCATGACGATCCTGGCCAAACACCACCTTCAGGTTCTCCTCCTTGAAGACAGGGGGTGCTGTGAGTCTGCGGCCCTCTTTAGGAAAGTAGACCTGCAGgattctatccctctcctcccacGATGCCTTCCTCAGAGTCCCAGTTGGTTCCCGGATCACTATGAACCGCTCCTGGAAACAACCATTGAAGAGAGAACAAAACTAGACTGTGCGAAGACTAAAGAGCACTAATTGTTTGAGGCATTGTAAATGATAACCAACATTTATGTTGGACACAAGCCATTACGCACACTTTGCTTGTCGTGCATGTTGAATATGACGTTGgtggacacaaacacactctcttcCTCCTACCCTGTGTGGTATGTTGAAGGTGATGTCAGTGAAGACGTATTTGGCTGTGTCCATGCCCTCCAGGATCTTGTCCTCAGACAGGACATCGTTGATGGGCTTCCTCTCCGGCAGCACTGGAGGCATCTTCAGCAGCCTCTGGGCCTGCTCCCTGGCACTCTGGGTcgcctacaacacacacacacagtgtgacgCATTAACAAGAATGACACCAGCTATACAGGGATGAAATCTGCCAACTTAAATGTTCAGAATGTTGCAGTAGATGTTGTAGAGCCATTCTCTACTCTGCATGACAAACTATCtgccctactgtgtgtgtgtacctcttccAGCTGTGCGTCTGTCATGAGTTTGTACTTGGGGGGCTTCAGCTCCTGTTTGATGGGTCTGAACACCTTCTCCAGGTTCAAGCCTGTGATTCTGGTTAGGATGTCCTGCACCTCTGAATCCAGAAACTGGGGCTTCACATGGGCATCTGGAGAACCTAGAAACAAATTAATGACTTCAGAGATGGATCTTGGATCTGCAGGTACGGCCTGCATCAGAGCTAGTCACACTGCGCATATTGACACAGGAAGTGTACCTCACTGATGACGCAAAACAGGAGGAATGGCGCCAAGAACAAACCAAAGATTACGTACAAACCTTCTGAATACAAGCCTTCTAGATATTTTTCATAATTGCA is a window from the Oncorhynchus mykiss isolate Arlee chromosome 24, USDA_OmykA_1.1, whole genome shotgun sequence genome containing:
- the mrps22 gene encoding 28S ribosomal protein S22, mitochondrial gives rise to the protein MAAFSAARCLFRSYSLVKNVDQNTGILIRCSRRMLCSAPSDSSSPDAHVKPQFLDSEVQDILTRITGLNLEKVFRPIKQELKPPKYKLMTDAQLEEATQSAREQAQRLLKMPPVLPERKPINDVLSEDKILEGMDTAKYVFTDITFNIPHRERFIVIREPTGTLRKASWEERDRILQVYFPKEGRRLTAPPVFKEENLKVVFGQDRHEDMLDLCQVQFEPDSSEYIRVHAATYEDLEKMGKYDLLRSTRHFGGLVWYLVNARRVDGLMIDMLQKDLLQDAVSLVGLFNKVHPHSETAQEASSQQAYGLDLLKIYAKRESQRAGYVELALQAYEQTSAESTV